The following are encoded together in the Vanrija pseudolonga chromosome 7, complete sequence genome:
- the fmqE_5 gene encoding MFS transporter fmqE, whose amino-acid sequence MAAAQPHLTADAPANAPPPASPLDDTKSLGETAEEELGMPDTPPIQSAFVNLSRGQAVKTFWYATMCCFFAGVCVLMEGYQSSTAGSIVSNIGFIEQFGTPDPKTGKKALDASYVSAWGGTGSVFAIIGHQVNSFIADRYGRRPAFLLASTIAIAGILTEQFVTTMAGWLGGKMVTGLGWGMGQVVALTYIPEVAPVQLRGALLCCYALFVALGQLSSAVALLIVNRTTPHEWRRAIYSGYVLVGIFLLLLPFIAESPVFYARLDRHDDAKKALRRLYGKVKGYDIDHEYAVIRAEIEHERSLRQNENDSVYKEIFMGTNLLRTLPSFFGLIMIQWSGASVVFSYATYFLQQVGIADPFQGSCIVFTLLVATLSVSFYCTDRFGRRTLLFTGGIGCFICNIILGTLGVVKHTPAVLNATLAVICVWVVIYAACLGGVCWGLSSEIATPRLRARTTAVVVNMSTLFSLLFGYTVPLMLSNKGKASRNWGVKTMYLFACLGGIGLVINYFMLPELKGRTYAELDEMYEKGIPPRKMKAFVTEAEKSGVKKRA is encoded by the exons aTGGCTGCTGCTCAACCCCACCTgaccgccgacgcgccggccaaCGCGCCGCCCCCTGCCAGCCCTCTCGACGACACCAAGAGCCTCGGCGAGACggcagaggaggagctcggcatGCCCGACACCCCGCCGATCCAGAGCGCGTTTGTCAACCTCTCGCGCGGACAGGCCGTCAAGACATTCTGGTATGCGACCATGTGCTGCTTCTTCGCCGGCGTCTGCGTCCTCATGGAGGGCTACCAGTCCTCGACTGCCG GCTCGATCGTCTCCAACATCGGCTTCATCGAGCAGTTTGGCACGCCCGACCCCAAGACAGGCAAGaaggccctcgacgccagcTACGTCTCGGCATGGGGCGGTACCGGCTCGGTGTTCGCCATCATCGGACACCAGGTCAACTCGTTCATTGCTGACCGGTATGGCCGTCGCCCGGCGTTCCTCTTGGCCTCCACCATTGCCATCGCAGGCATTCTTACCGAACAGTTTGTCACGACCATGGCTGGGTGGCTCGGTGGGAAGATGGTGACTGGTTTGGGATGGGGCATGGGCCAGGTTGTGGCTTTGACT TACATCCCCGAGGTCGCGCCGGTGCAGCTCCGCGGCGCCCTACTCTGCTGCTACGCGCTCTTCGTGGCCCTCGGTCAGCTGTCCTCGGCCGTGGCCCTCCTTATTGTAAACCGCACCACGCCGCACGAGTGGCGCCGGGCCATCTACTCGGGCTATGTCCTGGTCGgcatcttcctcctcctcctcccgtTCATCGCCGAGAGCCCGGTCTTCTATGCGCGCCTCGAcagacacgacgacgcgaagAAGGCCCTGCGCCGGCTCTATGGCAAAGTCAAGGGCTACGACATTGACCACGAGTACGCCGTCATCCGGGCTGAGatcgagcacgagcgcagcCTGCGCCAGAACGAGAACGACAGCGTGTACAAGGAGATCTTCATGGGCACCAACCTCCTCCGCACGCTGCCGTCCTTCTTCGGCCTCATCATGATCCAGTGGTCGGGTGCGTCGGTCGTGTTCAGCTACGCGACCTACTTCCTGCAGCAAGTCGGCATCGCCGACCCGTTCCAGGGCTCGTGTATCGTCTTCACGCTGCTGGTCGCCACCCTCTCCGTGTCCTTCTACTGCACGGACCGGTTCGGGCGCCGCACGCTCCTGTTTACCGGCGGCATCGGGTGCTTCATCTGCAACATCATCCTCGGGACGCTCGGCGTGGTCAAGCACACGCCGGCGGTGCTCAACGCGACGCTGGCGGTCATCTGCGTCTGGGTCGTCATCTACGCCGCgtgcctcggcggcgtgtgctGGGGCCTGTCGTCCGAGATCGCGACcccgcgcctgcgcgcgcgcaccaccgccgtcgtcgtcaacatgTCGACGCTGTTCTCGCTCCTGTTCGGCTACACGGTCCCCCTGATGCTCAgcaacaagggcaaggcgagcCGCAACTGGGGCGTCAAGACAATGTACCTCTTTGCGTgtctcggcggcatcggcttGGTTATCAACTACTTTATGCTGCCCGAGCTCAAGGGCCGCAcgtacgccgagctcgacgagatgTACGAGAAGGGCATCCCCCCGCGCAAGATGAAGGCGTtcgtcaccgaggccgagaagtcCGGGGTCAAGAAACGAGCCTAG
- the NGR_a03890_1 gene encoding putative protein y4eD, translating into MSPSPYPAYDIHKVIHAARNPTHDLVMVYAHRGSRSLGHSTENSLASVAAAAAAGYEGIEIDVRLTKDGQVVVWHDHGLGRNSDVLVPAGEEQYNPFTGRGWSPLVKDTNWFGGMEHLHLRDESGFVTDERPVLLKELLEFMRAEGITMLVHLDVKDPAVMPYAYEVISKAANAAGVPAMEWCVWVPKGKLFPTPAEWEAQPWVQQALAAGQGMAFTLLLEEPGHQALDSVKAWAQCPYLLTFEIHVPVPGGEFQPELDYVREHGFGVGSWYKGGDVARQYYDTSSKWDVAWDDSAFREGILASGPEVKVMLYEFEGLKMHGGVLGEKPTRVTDSRTDLDTLLDTLKFSYVVADPFTDLGERLAAMGRRNVSRMLA; encoded by the exons ATGTCGCCTTCGCCATACCCCGCCTACGACATCCACAAGGTCAtccacgcggcgcgcaaCCCCACGCACGACCTAGTGATGGTGTACGCGCACCGCGGGTCCCGGTCGCTGGGTCACAGCACGGAGAACAGCCTGGCCTCGgtcgcggctgccgctgcggcagGTTACGAGGGGATCGAGATCGACGTCCGGCTCACCAAGGacggccaggtcgtcgtgTGGCATGACCACGGGCTCGGGCGTAACTCGGACGTGTTGGTGCctgccggcgaggagcagtACAACCCGTTCACTGGCAGGGGGTGGTCGCCGCTCGTGAAGGACACCAACTGGTTCGGCGGGATGGAGCACCTCCATCTGCGCGACGAGAGCGGGTTCGTCACCGACGAGCGGCCCGTGCTGCTCAAGGAGCT cctcGAGTTcatgcgcgccgagggcatcacgatgctcgtccacctcgacgtcaaggacCCGGCCGTGATGCCGTACGCGTACGAGGTCATCTCCAAGGCGGCCAATGCAGCTGGCGTGCCGGCGATGG AGTGGTGCGTCTGGGTGCCGAAGGGCAAGCTGTTCCCCACCCCGGCCGAGTGGGAGGCCCAGCCGTGGGTCcagcaggcgctcgccgcggggcAAGGCATGGCCTTCAccctgctcctcgaggagccGGGCCACCAGGCCTTGGACTCGGTCAAGGCGTGGGCACAGTGTCCCTACCTGCTCACCTTCGAGATCCACGTGCCCGTCCCCGGGGGCGAGTTccagcccgagctcgactatgtgcgcgagcacggcttcggcgtcggGTCATGGtacaagggcggcgacgtcgcgcggcaGTACTACGACACAAGCAGCAAGTGGGACGTGGCATGGGACGACTCGGCGTTCCGCGAGGGGATTCTTGCGTCGGGGCCAGAGGTCAAGGTTATGCTCTACGAGTTTGAGGGGCTCAAGAtgcacggcggcgtgctggggGAGAAGCCGACGCGCGTGACCGACTCCCGGACGGATCTGGACACGCTGTTGGATACCCTCAAGTTCAGCTATGTCGTCGCTGACCCGTTCACCGACTTGGGTGAGCGGTTGGCGGCGATGGGGAGGCGTAACGTGTCGAGGATGCTGGCGTAG
- the LUL4 gene encoding putative E3 ubiquitin-protein ligase LUL4 has product MAAPGVPPTPTGGGLFSSLRSKRSPSVAEEPPIPVFITPFPNGHVDTLSPPIKPVRTNSSMTSDAPTLYRQTPLERLVAMGFVKADAAFNLRAANGNFQEAYDLLYHDSHQPKMFRKDKTGTKAWFKEDCAICIRNKVGGQKLERTDSRRTDDRSSIRSGHRDSFSGQHQQRHAPLPSPTSEVRPATAQPSHPASHLQDLPLPDVFSARQQVADNLSFRQPSFDLSSIRQAAPEVPPSVRVGSTGTASPAPTSNPALSTWSGEHPAHPPQTSGYSKASAYVEERAASPPPQYQMSPTMTSSTNNSREAEFTFPLPPTQAPSSSKPSSPTDNHQPPAPIASRQSSHPTPAVTPYSKPPPPVPPGAEAAQPSSSARQSSHPSPRPDPRIAELSEKLRGKERELDVTTGQRDALHSLLSAQMKGDDLPDIVTAIAQMRAAQRSTDTLRSELQNAIRDLETAQTRHTDMERSLAEARDANNVDRESRQSLTKERQDLMEQRDKAVTDCRKWQGKLKTERQRASDLEGQLSRVRGELDSRHSQTSELTNRLMANAETVTRVLGELDNAIARETRYKQELATEKEARTRVESERDGMVQQYVTTEEQLTRESGLRREAEISRGIWGQEVDTLRKRIGELEAAARRGGTSVIGPECVVCNEETAALAPVKCGHLCLCSGCSKKVLAQGQRCPMCRETVTKDADLIRIYVT; this is encoded by the exons ATGGCCGCACCAGGGGTGCCTCCTACCccgactggcggcggcctctTCTCGTCGCTCAGATCCAAGCGCAGCCCGAGCGTCGCCGAAGAGCCGCCCATCCCCGTCTTCATCACCCCCTTCCCCAACGGGCACGTCGACACGCTCTCGCCGCCCATCAAGCCTGTCCGTACCAACAGCAGCATGACCTCGGACGCCCCGACACTGTACCGCCAGAcgccgctcgagcgcctcgttgCCATGGGGTTCGTCAAGGCTGATGCCGCGTTCAACCTCCGCGCAGCGAACGGCAACTTCCAGGAGGCCTACGACCTCCTTTACCACGACTCGCACCAGCCCAAGATGTTCCGCAAGGACAAGACGGGCACCAAGGCGTGGTTCAAGGAGGACTGCGCGATATGTATCCGGAACAAGGTCGGTGGCCAGAAGCTCGAGCGGACAGACAGCAGGCGGACCGACGACCGCTCGAGTATCCGCAGCGGCCACCGTGACAGCTTCAGCGGACAGCACCAGCAACGCCATgccccgctgccgtcgccgacgtccgAGGTGAGGCCAGCAACGGCGCAGCCATCACACCCAGCTTCCCACCTGCAAGACCTGCCGCTGCCCGACGTCTTCTCGGCGCGGCAGCAGGTCGCCGACAACCTGTCCTTCCGGCAGCCATCGTTTGACCTGTCTTCGATCAGACAGGCCGCGCCCGAGGTGCCGCCTTCGGTGCGGGTGGGGTCGACCgggacggcgtcgccggcgccaacgtcCAACCCGGCACTTAGCACCTGGTCGGGCGagcaccccgcccacccgcctcAAACTAGCGGCTACAGCAAGGCTAGCGCGTACGTCGAGGAGCGGGCCGCGAGTCCGCCACCGCAGTACCAGATGTCGCCGACGATGACTTCGTCGACGAATAACTCGCGAGAGGCCGAGTTCACCTTCCCGCTCCCTCCGACCCaagcgccgagctcgagcaaGCCTTCTTCCCCAACAGACAACCACCAGCCACCAGCGCCAATTGCCTCGCGCCAGTCGTCCCACCCTACCCCAGCAGTCACGCCCTACTccaagccaccaccacccgtGCCACCTGGCGCAGAGGCCGCACAgccgtccagctcggcgcgccaaAGCTCACATCCTTCGCCTCGGCCCGACCCCCGAATCGCCGAGCTGTCAGAGAAGCTCCggggcaaggagcgcgagctggacgtCACCACCGGCCAGCGCGATGCGCTCCACTCGCTCCTGTCGGCGCAGATGAAGGGCGACGACCTCCCAGATATCGTCACGGCGATCGCACagatgcgcgcggcgcagcggtcGACCGACACCCTCCGCAGCGAGCTGCAGAATGCCATCCGTGATCTCGAGACCGCACAGACGCGGCACACCGACATGGAGCGCAGCCTTGCCGAGGCACGAGACGCAAACAACGTCGACCGCGAGTCACGGCAGTCGCTGACAAAGGAGCGGCAAGACCTCATGGAGCAGCGCGACAAGGCCGTGACCGACTGCCGTAAGTGGCAGGGCAAGCTCAAGACGGAGCGCCAGCGGGCGAgcgacctcgagggccaGCTGTcccgcgtgcgcggcgagctcgactcgcggCACTCGCAGACGTCCGAGCTGACGAACCGGCTCATGGCCAACGCCGAGACGGTCAcccgcgtgctcggcgagctggacaaCGCGATCGCCCGCGAGACGCGGTACAAGCAGGAACTCGCGACCGAGAAGgaggcgcgcacgcgcgtcgaGTCGGAGCGCGACGGCATGGTCCAGCAATACGTCACgaccgaggagcagctcacGCGCGAGAGCGGCCTCCGGCGCGAGGCTGAGATCAGCCGCGGGATCTGGGGCCAGGAggtcgacacgctccgcAAGCGcattggcgagctcgaggcggcggcaaggcgggGAGGCACCAGCGTCATTGGTCCCGAGTGCGTCGTGTGTAAcgaggagacggcggcgctggcaccCGTCAAGTGTGGTCACCTGTGTCTCTGCAGTG GCTGCTCCAAGAAGGTGCTCGCGCAGGGCCAGCGCTGCCCTATGTGCCGCGAGACAGTCACCAAGGACGCGGACCTCATCCGCATCTACGTGACGTGA
- the LAC12_17 gene encoding Lactose permease gives MPSEYKGLHNNTAPQWWRDPCLRRNVVWVALCALCTVYGGFDGSLFGGLQAVPKWFEQFPALKNPDTLGLINACGAFPNLIMPLVGSWMGDRFGRRLPNIIAVIGVIAFAIMQAFSNTLGMWAAARVLITTFSALSAPTGPALLVELAHPRYRSTASALNMSGWYVGSIIGGWAGYGAYMNYRESHWSWRLPCLIQFVIPTFVLVGFILIPESPRWLISKGRLEEARKVLAREHANGDENDPLVNFEMDEIQQALVEEKAINSGAGSWFSLFKTPGNRKRLFIMLHVVIGAQWCGNGVIGYYFVPVLKSVGITSASQQLLLNSGMNIWNLFLAGGAALTIERFGRRPLFLASTTGMLISMVVITGCSAAFSKTGNSSAGIAVVAFLFLFNGSYDIAMTPMNVAYNVEIFPFAIRSKGMGVWQVTQAVFIIYNSYVNPIALSKIHYWYYLVYVGILIYLTIIIYLFFPETKGLTLEEVAVKFDGPQMGELIHSQEKAEIQHIDDAESDDGKQVTAK, from the exons ATGCCGTCCGAGTACAAGGGCCTGCACAACAACACGGCGCCGCA ATGGTGGCGCGACCCCTGCCTCCGGCGCAACGTCGTCTGGGTGGCCCTCTGTGCCCTCTGCACCGTGTACGGCGGCTTCGACGGCTCCCTCTTCGGCGGTCTGCAGGCCGTGCCAAAG tgGTTCGAGCAGTTCCCGGCCTTGAAGAACCCCGACACGCTGGGCCTGATCAACGCGTGCGGCGCGTTCCCCAACCTCATCATGCCACTTGTTGGGTCTTGG ATGGGAGACAGGTTCGGCCGTCGTCTCCCCAACATCATCGCGGTCATCGGCGTCATCGCCTTTGCCATCATGCAGGCGTTCTCCAACACCCTCGGCATgtgggctgcggcgcgtgTCCTGATCACAACTTTCAGTGCGCTTAGTGCGCCGACTGGCcctgcgctcctcgtcgagctggccca CCCTCGATACCGCTCCACCGCCTCGGCTCT CAACATGTCGGGATGGTACGTCGGCTCCATCATCGGCGGCTGGGCAGGCTACGGCGCGTACATGAACTACCGTGAATCGCACTGGTCGTGGCGCCTGCCCTGCCTGATCCAGTTCGTCATCCCGACGTTTGTGCTGGTGGGCTTCATCCTCATTCCCGAGAGCCCGCGCTGGCTCATCTCCAAGGGCCGGCTGGAGGAGGCGCGcaaggtgctcgcgcgcgaaCACGCGAATGGCGACGAGAACGACCCGCTGGTCAACTTTGAGATGGACGAGATCCAGCAGGCGCTCGTGGAGGAGAAGGCGATCAACAGCGGTGCTGGGTCGTGGTTCTCCCTGTTCAAGACGCCTGGTAACCGCAAGCGCCTGTTCATCATGCTTCATGTCGTTATCGGTGCCCAGTGGTGCGGTAACGGTGTCATTGG CTACTACTTCGTCCCGGTCCTCAAGAGCGTCGGCATCACGTCTGCCTcccagcagctcctcctcaacaGTGGCATGAAC ATCTGGAACCTGTTcttggccggcggcgcagctctCACCATCGAGCGCTTCGGCCGTCGtcccctcttcctcgcctcgacTACCGGCATGTTAATCTCAATGGTCGTCATCACTGGCTGCTCTGCCGCCTTCTCCAAGACGGGTAACAGCTCGGCAggcatcgccgtcgtcgcatTCCTGTTCCTCTTCAACGGCTCGTACGACATTGCCATGACGCCGATGAACGTCGCGTACAACGTCGAGATCTTC ccctTCGCCATCCGCTCAAAGGGCATGGGCGTCTGGCAGGTCACCCAGGCCGTGTTCATCATCTACAACTCGTACGTCAACCCGATCGCCCTGTCCAAGATCCACTACTGGTACTACCTCGTCTATGTCGGCATCCTCATCTAcctcaccatcatcatctACCTCTTCTtccccgagaccaaggg CCTCACGCTCGAAGAAGTCGCCGTCAAGTTCGACGGGCCGCAGATGGGCGAGCTTATACACTCgcaggagaaggccgagatcCAGcacatcgacgacgccgaaTCGGACGATGGGAAGCAGGTCACGGCGAAGTAA
- the LAC12_17 gene encoding Lactose permease has protein sequence MPSEYKGLHNNTAPQWWRDPCLRRNVVWVALCALCTVYGGFDGSLFGGLQAVPKWFEQFPALKNPDTLGLINACGAFPNLIMPLVGSWMGDRFGRRLPNIIAVIGVIAFAIMQAFSNTLGMWAAARVLITTFSALSAPTGPALLVELAHPRYRSTASALNMSGWYVGSIIGGWAGYGAYMNYRESHWSWRLPCLIQFVIPTFVLVGFILIPESPRWLISKGRLEEARKVLAREHANGDENDPLVNFEMDEIQQALVEEKAINSGAGSWFSLFKTPGNRKRLFIMLHVVIGAQWCGNGVIGYYFVPVLKSVGITSASQQLLLNSGMNIWNLFLAGGAALTIERFGRRPLFLASTTGMLISMVVITGCSAAFSKTGNSSAGIAVVAFLFLFNGSYDIAMTPMNVAYNVEIFVSPRPSSQPHVATDASSHPQPFAIRSKGMGVWQVTQAVFIIYNSYVNPIALSKIHYWYYLVYVGILIYLTIIIYLFFPETKGLTLEEVAVKFDGPQMGELIHSQEKAEIQHIDDAESDDGKQVTAK, from the exons ATGCCGTCCGAGTACAAGGGCCTGCACAACAACACGGCGCCGCA ATGGTGGCGCGACCCCTGCCTCCGGCGCAACGTCGTCTGGGTGGCCCTCTGTGCCCTCTGCACCGTGTACGGCGGCTTCGACGGCTCCCTCTTCGGCGGTCTGCAGGCCGTGCCAAAG tgGTTCGAGCAGTTCCCGGCCTTGAAGAACCCCGACACGCTGGGCCTGATCAACGCGTGCGGCGCGTTCCCCAACCTCATCATGCCACTTGTTGGGTCTTGG ATGGGAGACAGGTTCGGCCGTCGTCTCCCCAACATCATCGCGGTCATCGGCGTCATCGCCTTTGCCATCATGCAGGCGTTCTCCAACACCCTCGGCATgtgggctgcggcgcgtgTCCTGATCACAACTTTCAGTGCGCTTAGTGCGCCGACTGGCcctgcgctcctcgtcgagctggccca CCCTCGATACCGCTCCACCGCCTCGGCTCT CAACATGTCGGGATGGTACGTCGGCTCCATCATCGGCGGCTGGGCAGGCTACGGCGCGTACATGAACTACCGTGAATCGCACTGGTCGTGGCGCCTGCCCTGCCTGATCCAGTTCGTCATCCCGACGTTTGTGCTGGTGGGCTTCATCCTCATTCCCGAGAGCCCGCGCTGGCTCATCTCCAAGGGCCGGCTGGAGGAGGCGCGcaaggtgctcgcgcgcgaaCACGCGAATGGCGACGAGAACGACCCGCTGGTCAACTTTGAGATGGACGAGATCCAGCAGGCGCTCGTGGAGGAGAAGGCGATCAACAGCGGTGCTGGGTCGTGGTTCTCCCTGTTCAAGACGCCTGGTAACCGCAAGCGCCTGTTCATCATGCTTCATGTCGTTATCGGTGCCCAGTGGTGCGGTAACGGTGTCATTGG CTACTACTTCGTCCCGGTCCTCAAGAGCGTCGGCATCACGTCTGCCTcccagcagctcctcctcaacaGTGGCATGAAC ATCTGGAACCTGTTcttggccggcggcgcagctctCACCATCGAGCGCTTCGGCCGTCGtcccctcttcctcgcctcgacTACCGGCATGTTAATCTCAATGGTCGTCATCACTGGCTGCTCTGCCGCCTTCTCCAAGACGGGTAACAGCTCGGCAggcatcgccgtcgtcgcatTCCTGTTCCTCTTCAACGGCTCGTACGACATTGCCATGACGCCGATGAACGTCGCGTACAACGTCGAGATCTTCGTGAGTCCGCGCCCCAGCTCCCAGCCACATgtcgcgaccgacgcgagctcacacccccagccctTCGCCATCCGCTCAAAGGGCATGGGCGTCTGGCAGGTCACCCAGGCCGTGTTCATCATCTACAACTCGTACGTCAACCCGATCGCCCTGTCCAAGATCCACTACTGGTACTACCTCGTCTATGTCGGCATCCTCATCTAcctcaccatcatcatctACCTCTTCTtccccgagaccaaggg CCTCACGCTCGAAGAAGTCGCCGTCAAGTTCGACGGGCCGCAGATGGGCGAGCTTATACACTCgcaggagaaggccgagatcCAGcacatcgacgacgccgaaTCGGACGATGGGAAGCAGGTCACGGCGAAGTAA